A single Thermoanaerobacterium sp. RBIITD DNA region contains:
- a CDS encoding carbohydrate ABC transporter permease yields MMVKKMNFKDIFFSTLKYAILIFLLFVFVIPVLVIFFAAFKTNKEYATTSVLTLPTSFFDFKNFITAFVDGHMLTGFKNTIIIMIFSLAGSVLTGSMSAFIFSRFKSQISKIANFLFLVATMIPMISTQVATFQIINALGLFNTRLAPIILYCGTDIVSIYIFLQFMENISVSLDESAIIDGANYFQVFFKIIFPLIRPAIATVLITKGVAIYNDFYIPFLYTPDQSLLTVSTALFAFKGPYGAHWEIISAGIILIMIPTLITFIALQKQIYNGLVVGSVKE; encoded by the coding sequence ATTATGGTTAAAAAAATGAATTTCAAGGATATATTTTTTAGTACTCTTAAATATGCCATACTTATATTTTTGCTTTTTGTATTTGTTATACCTGTTTTAGTTATTTTCTTTGCAGCATTTAAAACTAATAAAGAATATGCAACAACTAGCGTTTTGACTTTACCGACAAGCTTTTTCGACTTTAAAAACTTTATTACTGCATTTGTAGATGGTCACATGCTAACCGGTTTTAAAAATACAATCATTATAATGATTTTTTCACTAGCTGGTTCTGTGCTTACAGGGTCGATGTCTGCTTTTATATTTAGTCGGTTTAAATCTCAAATAAGTAAAATCGCAAATTTTCTGTTTTTAGTTGCGACGATGATCCCTATGATTTCTACACAAGTTGCGACTTTCCAGATTATTAATGCTTTAGGCTTGTTCAATACGAGGCTGGCTCCAATAATATTGTATTGTGGTACTGATATTGTATCTATTTATATTTTTCTACAATTCATGGAAAATATTTCTGTTTCATTAGATGAATCAGCTATCATAGATGGGGCGAATTATTTTCAAGTATTTTTTAAAATTATTTTTCCGCTGATTAGGCCAGCAATTGCAACGGTATTAATTACAAAAGGTGTAGCTATTTACAACGACTTTTACATTCCATTTCTATATACACCTGATCAAAGCTTATTAACTGTATCAACAGCTTTATTTGCATTTAAGGGACCGTATGGTGCACATTGGGAGATAATATCTGCAGGCATAATTCTTATTATGATACCGACTTTGATTACTTTTATAGCCTTACAAAAACAAATTTATAATGGTTTAGTTGTAGGTTCTGTTAAGGAATAA
- a CDS encoding sugar ABC transporter permease has protein sequence MEACIKKKKFSFSSLTYKKQKIIISITFLFVPLLLLILFTYIPSIFMFGYSFTDWDGISPTKNFVGLYNYKIIFSSVDYFRPLFVSLYYIVAAFIQIILAVCISYLISFRCKFANLFKGVYFFPSLINSVAISFIFIFFFQPGSTLDTVMKLVGLGKFIKFWLQDPKLINISLAFVSVWRYIGYDIVMFSAAMQSIPTDIIEAAEVDGANRFQQFIHIIIPGISTILKLLIFLSVTGSLAAFEIPYIMTGGGNGSMTFVIQTVNYAFQNYRVGLASALAVILLLISISIFVIQRVVLKARGA, from the coding sequence TTAACATATAAAAAACAAAAGATAATAATCTCTATAACATTTTTATTTGTTCCACTATTATTGCTTATTTTATTTACCTATATTCCATCGATTTTTATGTTTGGATACAGCTTTACTGATTGGGATGGCATTAGTCCAACCAAAAATTTTGTAGGATTATATAATTATAAAATAATATTTAGTAGTGTAGATTATTTTAGACCGTTATTTGTCAGCTTATATTATATTGTGGCTGCTTTTATTCAAATTATACTGGCTGTTTGTATTTCTTACTTAATAAGTTTCAGATGTAAGTTTGCTAATTTATTTAAAGGTGTATATTTTTTTCCTTCACTGATTAACAGTGTTGCAATTAGCTTTATATTTATTTTCTTTTTCCAACCAGGTTCTACACTGGATACCGTTATGAAATTAGTTGGACTTGGAAAATTTATAAAGTTTTGGCTGCAGGATCCTAAGCTTATAAATATTTCGTTAGCATTTGTCTCTGTCTGGAGATATATAGGCTATGATATTGTTATGTTTTCTGCTGCTATGCAGTCAATACCTACGGATATTATAGAAGCTGCAGAAGTAGATGGCGCAAATAGGTTTCAACAATTTATTCATATTATAATTCCAGGTATATCAACAATTCTAAAATTGTTAATCTTTCTTTCCGTTACAGGTTCGCTAGCTGCTTTTGAAATACCATATATTATGACGGGCGGCGGCAATGGCAGTATGACATTTGTTATTCAAACAGTTAATTATGCGTTCCAAAACTATAGAGTTGGTTTAGCATCTGCTCTTGCTGTAATTCTGCTTTTGATCAGTATTTCAATATTCGTTATTCAAAGAGTTGTTTTAAAGGCGAGAGGTGCATAA